The region atttcagtttttttgtgtttatgatCACATTTACAGAGACATTATATGGGCATGTGGGAAATTATCAGACACAGAAAATATGTCAAGTGacatgttgttttgttcttttttccagCTGCTGCACACAAAGTATGGTTGTCCCTCCTCTCTCATTTACGCCTTCTCTGACTCACGCTGACTGAGCTGCATTGGTCACTGTGTGTTAATGGAAAGCATCTGTCTCCTGCCACATATTCAATTTGTTGTTGAGCATGAGCTGTTCAGCTGTCAGAGACTCCACCGTGACTGTGATGCACCCggagacacattttaaagtcatgtaaTTTGATCAAACAGGCATTCACATATATAGTCATCGTCTCTGAAGATAATGAGGGTGattagttttagtttgttttaattaGTTACTCATataacagagagaaaaaacatccGAGACTTTGTTGCATAAAAGTAGGTGCGTAAAAAGCTATTAACGCAACATTTCTTGGCTCTGAGAACCCACTttaataaccccccccccccccccccccccccccctttttacTGTGTCCAGACCACAATAACtacatttagtatttttttcaccattatTATTTTTCGCAGATTTTTGTGTGtcgttttaggcctttattcgACAGGATAGCCCTGCTGCTGGGGCGAGGACCAGGCCTCTTCAAATGGGCACATGCTCCACCAAGTGATCTATACAAGTGCCTGGATTGagttgtttttatcaattttgtaCTGAGAAAGGCACAATATTaacaacattacacatcacAGTTCTAGCCCTTTCTTTCCTATTGTTGattgacagatttttttaactTCTACTTCAGAGTAGGTACTTTTCCAGTGATTGGTCCAGGCGTAAGTGTACGTTGATGATTGATTGATGACATGAGCAAAAGAGTCACATTTAATACCTTAATGTTTCCTACACACACTTGATACAGCGTATGAGCACATGTTTATCGCCATTAACAAAaggattttttgtttatttaaaatcttgGATTTTACCGATTTAACAAAAGATCATGCTGCAGAATCATATTCACATATTTTCTACCCTGCTCAATTACCTAACCTTACCTTTAACGTAAAGGATTAGTGCCAATGTGCACTCCCCATCAAATCAAAAGGCTTGGGAAAAAGCAGATTTGACATTGACACTGCCAATTAAACTCCGCAGCTGTGAACTTCCTCCCACAAAAACATTGTAGCCTAATTTGATCACTATTTATCAAAAAGTGCCCTTTGAATTGTGGGTGTCTTAACGTTCCCCAAGCAGCACTTGAGCTACATCGACCATGTGAGAACAGTTTGGGACATTTACAGGCAAGGTCTGTTTGCAGGGCAAGCTAAGTTATGGGTTTAATAAGGGAAAGAGCATTGATGTGCCTCAACAACTAAGTAATGTGGACTTGCTCGTTAATGCCACAGCTTGATAAACACCCATGTTATGTTAACACCCACTTATGTCCAAAGTGAGCCATGAAGAAGAGCTGTTTTTTTCTAGTGTACCTATCAGGAACAAAAGTATGGTTACATGACTTTTTCCATTCAATTTATTTAGCAAATAAAGAGTGACAGAAGATGTCTTAACAGGGGtcttcaacctttttttaaaccaagaacTGAAAGATAGACTGAGCAGGTACTCCCTGTTActaatattgtataaaatgaagttgtattattaatctgggcctacaataacatgtgggcggcctaaagcctttgtACATAACTTTTAagtgcatatactgtatctctGGATGGCTTTTAGCTTTTAGCGATTACCTTACCTAtaagtggggatttatatttgctgataatatgttggatttatgtGAAgacctttaattttttttattaaacgtTTAAAATTTAGCAATATTTTGGAGGCACCCCTGCATTGACTATGAGGACCCCCCTGACTAACACAGACAGCAATCAGGGGCGATCCTACATCAGAAAAGCGGAAAACCCACAAAACAATTATAGTGATAAAGCAGCTGCTGCAACAAACCAATCAGTTCAAAAGGCTGTGCTGGAAACCACCACTGCAGGACACCTTCCCATTATGCACTGTTGCTCATGTGTGCATCCCACAGGTAGCAGCTGCCTCGGCACATGTGTCAACCTATGTGACCACAGAGACATACGGTACATCAGGAGTTTTTGGGAAGCTAATGACCATTTTTTTGCTGAGGGATGtttcacacacactgatgttaCTGTCACACATGCTACAGTATGTCAATGGAAATGGAGAAGAAAGTACAGAAAAGTACTCACCATGTTAATACAACAGTGGATTTTTTTTGGGAACATGAGGACAAAGCTTCAAACCTCACTATACAGTGTATTATTAAGGTGCTCACATTACCTTGTTCCCACAAGGATCTAGGATGCCTTGTGGCATGTTTAAACACCCCCTATCACAGGGATCATATTCTGTTTATCCTGCCGTAGTATTATTTACACACAGGTTTAAGGTTTAGTCAGTTGATTTCTAAATTGTAATACATGCACGCAGACAAGTATCCAGGGCAGCCCCCCCTTCTGAAAACAAGTTCCCGCTGGCATGATTTCCACAGTCCAAAGACATGAGATTTACTTCAGCTCGGCACCAAGatagacattttgacattttcaaaacttgCACATGACTTTAAAGATAACTTGTGATGTTTTTGAACGCTAATAGCACAATAGAtgtagataataataatagatgtTTTTTGGTATTAGCTCTTAACCTTTAATTCCATATGCAATCGTAAAGTGAACATGATCCATAAAtcacataaaaaagaagaagcaccTTCTTTGCAATCAACATCaattcccccaaaaaaaacatttggtttttGATGTCAACGTTCTTCAAGGTCTCACCAAGAATATGGACTGCTGGTTCAGAGGTAGGTCTTCTACAATGATTTGCTTGTTCTCCACCTGCATGTCTCTTGAGTGTTGAAATAATCTAGAACAATCTTGGTATGGTTGCCAAACTTCTCACATTTCCTCCATCATAATTCTTTTGCTGTATCTCGTTAACACAACAGAAGTCTTCTTAGCTTGTAGCCCTCAAGGCATGTCTTTTCCCACATAGAAAAGACAAGTAACACAAAGATTAATTTGTAATTcccatttctgttttgtttcctgttacaTTATCTTGAAGCCATCTGTATAAGTGTGGTGggtccctgttttgtttgtgacataagtatcagCATATACTGTCATGGGTTTCACGCTATTCCACTGATTGTTTGGGAAGAGTAGTTGGTAATAGCAGTCCTGTAgggaccctccggttcccaattTAAGTCCCAGTATGGACCAAGCTCTGACtttggactggtagctggagggacgccagttcacctcctgggcactgagCACCAAATCCCCAACAGAGTAGACCTTTTCAGGGTTAACATCAAGAAACCATCAAAAAAGACctataaaagtcataaaaaacatcacatctGAGCAGCAGTTCAGAGCCGGGAATATAGTTCTTATCAAGGCTCTTTGATAGATTGACATGATTAGATAGATTGAGTGGATCTGTAGGATTTAATGACACACTttgctgttcacacacacagagataagtGTGGACGCAGACTCATCACTATGTGGCCACCATTAGGAACTTCATAATCCATTATTTCAGGGCAGTGGTAAGACACAGTGCCAGTGTTGGTCACCAAATCATGGgagtttaaaaatacattatgaaAATCAGAGAAACAGCACTGCTGTCATGGAAATAGGCAAGGATCAATTTTAGGAGCATTTTCTACTGGTACATCACAGAGTCTCATGACTGACAAGAGTCACAGGTGTAGTTAACAAGCGCTGGATACTGATGCTCTTCATTAACTCCACTGTTCTTTACATTATTAGATCCAGTACAAAATTACACTAGGTGGTTTCAAAACACACACCTAAACATGCCTGTGACGTCTCAAATTAGTCATTTGAAGACAGTTTACAGCACGGAGTTGAGGCTTAACAATGGCTCACATTAAAGCAGAAATAGCCTCAGTTTCAGCCTCTCATGCATTATTATTGTACGACCTCTTTGCTCTGTTCTGTTGACCTCTTGCTGCAAGTGGGGCCCTTGCatattacccccccccccattttctATAGTCTGTCCCACATCAGACTGCACGTGCTGACCCAACAGCACATTACAATGACAACATTTGTTCTGGTATCTGAAGTGGTGTCAGATTTTCTGGTTCAGAGAAGTTCAGGCTAAGGGAATTTCCAGGTTACGTAATGTGAGGGTGATATGTTCCGGTTCTGGAAAAGAGCCATCTGGACAAAATTGGATGGCAATCCACATATTtatgagacatttcactcaaaaacTACGAATGTTGATGCCATGGTGGCACTATAGGTAAAATCAGAGGATTGCATCATCATCGAAACCATTAGGATTCATTGTCTGGGAAACATGAATGTTTGTAAAAAACTTTTGACAATTTGTCCAGTAGATTTTAAGGCTATGTTACTTGATAGATGAAAACTTTGACCGCTGGTGGTGCTAGATTTAAAAGTTAGAGGCTCACTAAAGTCAGACAGATGGATCCTTTGGGCTCCATGGATATCTGTACAAAATTTCATGGCAACACATCCAATTAATTGGTTCAAAATGGTGAACCAATCGAACGCCAAATTGACAACTGACATACCTTGTCAAGCCAGCAAAGCTAAAGCACACGTCATTTAACATCACTTTACCACTGTTCTGAAGGAGGAGTCTTTAAAGACTCCTCCAACCATCTGGCTAGAAAGGCGTTCTGTCTGCTGCACAAAAGGGGTAGCTGAAAATGACTTGGCTAAATTtccacaacaaaataaaaatagaaatgtgtaattttttgtatgaatgtaaaacaaagggaagtgatataaatataaacagatAATAAAACTGCTGTATCAGGCATTTGAAAGAACAATAAAtctagctgtttttttttctgaacaatTCTAACACTGCGCTTCATATACTCTATAGAGCACTTGGTTTTGTAACTCGGTGGTTGTGTAAGTGCCATTGAGTGGAGAATGTACATCTTTCAAAATGAGACACTGAACAAGACGCTCTTCAGCTGCTTCTCTGTGGCTACATtatttccatttcctttgtttttgtgaagGCCAAACACACAAGATGACATGTAATTACCAGATCTTCAAATGTGCCGCACACCGGGAAGATTCAAGAATCAACAGTGTTTGAGGTCATTGTGTCTTTTTAACTCTCAAGACAGGAAAGATGGGCTCAATCAGTCAATCgttgattttaattttacttgTTACTTGCAGTCATACGAAATAAGTAAAACCAAAATTGTCAAGGCAGGGGTAATAAATACATAAGGTTATTTTTGGGCTtcgttttggtctccaccaacttctGAGAAAAAGTTGAGCGGCTAGATATTTCATCTTCTTCAACAGCTAGTTGCTATTTGTGCCTGCCTGCTGTTTGGTTCTGGGCAGGtagtttacagtgtgtttgctGTTTAACGAGAGGGCACTGGGACTTAACCACACCGTTAATGTACCAGACAACAAGCTAAATGAGgctaaaaaacacagcagagctgCAGAGTTAGGGGATAattctctctctgttcatcactgTGAGTGACCACCTTCCCGTTACATGTAAtacattgatttattgattagtGGAGCGTTAAAAATTCTCTCCTATAGCAAAAGTGCATTACAATTGTACTACATACAAGAGAACTCCACAGATGGATAATGGACAACAGATGAGGGCATATTTAAACTTATTAAGTCCAACATTTACTgaccaaaacaacaatcaaagGAGTGCAGAGAAACAGGTTAGCTAGACTCTAAAGGTCAAAAGGCTGAGAAACACACTCCCTTAAATAAAGATCTTTAACAAAACCGCAAGAGTCAAAATTCTCTTTGAAGtaatacacaaaatgtattgaTAAATGATGATAAACATATGATTACATCATTCATTTACCTCTTATTCACACAATCCTCTTTCACCAAGGTTAAGGATGGCAGTGAGCGGTCTGACACAAAGCCAAATTGGTGAATTGTCTGAAAATGTGGGGTCACCTATACACTTCTTGAAAAGGTCAGCTTTTAGGTGTAAAATCAAGTGTCAAGAGGAGCAATATGCTTCCCTTGTTGAATATGAGCATGCGGCTCTGTCTCTGGTCTACCTGATCTGAGCAGTTAAtccctgaaaaaaacaacatattttgcaACAAGAAAACAGGTTTACCTGAGTAgtcagttaaataaaacaacattggaTCAGGCATTGGGCGACATCTCCCTTcacaatttgtttatttatatcttGGGGACAATGCATATTAACAAATGTAATTGTCATATAAATGTTCAAAATTTAGCCAAATGGCGCATTTAATATGCAGTCCCTGGGCAGTTTGATGctagaaaaaagcaaaaagccaAGGGTCTTAGTAGTTCAGCTCAAAGAGGTTctcatgaagtgaaaacaaGGTTTAACTTTGGCATGGCACAGGGGAACTCAAACACGGAAAAAGGGGGTACCAGTAGATCAGTCCTTGGCTTGGAAACTGGAGGGTTGGCAGTTCAAGTCCTGGTACAGACCAAGTAATGAGTGTGAAATGGAatctggagaggtgccagttcaccttgTGGGcattgagcaaggcaccaaagcTCATTTATTTAATCTCAATCTCCTTCATAAAATATATCTCTTACTCTTCTTTTAAATGCACTGGGACATTGTTGGACTGCCTTGAATATTCTTTACTGTCATCATAAAATAATGTAGAGACTATGTCTATAACCAGAGCTGTGTTGTTTCAaggaagatgtgtgtgtgtgtgtgtgtgtgtgtgtgtgcgtgtgtgtgtgtgtgtgtgtgtgtgcgtgtgtgtgtgtgtgtgtgtgtgtgtgtgtgtttgtgcgtgtgaaaaagagagagagagagagagacagagagagagatgggggtgTAGGGGCGTTGGATTTGCGTGTGCTGATGACTGGGTCTCGGTGTGATTGGTCACCTCTGCCTATGAGAGGATGCCCGTCAACCCGCAAGGCAGAGGGCACGGTGTTCAGACCAAACTGTTGTTGGGGACCGAGATCAACTAGGGGAGCCAAACCGAACCTAACCGAGCAGATCGGTGCGCACCACAAGTTAAGGCGCAACCGCTCCAGAAACACCCGCAAAttaagagaggaagaggagcgaTTAAAAACCGTCATGAGTATGCCAACTATGCGaacacttttccttttatttttattctggtTTCTTGGATCTTGGAGGACAACAGGTGGGTGATCATAGTTCAATTGATTGACAGGTCTTTTAAAACAAGGACTAACTCATCTTGGGCTAGAAATGAACGGGTGTTTATGTCAGCATTGATTATGATTGCAAATGTCATAGAACCAGTGAATTATATGTTAATTGATGGATTTTAAAGTGGATCATTTCTCCTTATTTTTTGCTTGGGTTCACTCTTAAAACACATAGCCCATTCCTGGGAtggaaaaaagtgcaaaatgacAGCTCATAGAAATGTGTTCACTtcaatttaatcttttttcattatttttttgatttgtttttcaaagagtAGGCTTACCTGTCTAAGAAtaactttacttttataaaTGGTTCATAATTTGtaacttgatctttatcaactAACATGTATTCATACTTTATAGATTATAGATTTAATAAACCACTAATAAGGATAACGTTTGGGTTGCCATGCTGTAGAAAATGTCTTTGGTGTATGTGGTCTTCAGGAATACTGTaaatttctttgtcattttatctATCTTTATAattcttataataataatgctttTTACTAGCCTGACGttctcagattctagtcagaataacTTCtcgacctcaaatgttgtgggcggggctaaattcGGCTGGCATCTGTACTAGCTTTGGACACTACGAGCTGGAGAGTATTTTGGACCAGCATCAATTAATCAACAGCTTTTAAACATTACCTGCAGACTTGAGGGATTATTGTAAAGTACACTTTTATGAATGCATTACAGTATTCCGTAAAGCAAATTAAGTTGCCTCTGCCCTGTGGTTAAAATGTACTATTCAAATGAACCAGTACTATAATTTCAGGTATGATTACAAattataaactgttttttttctacattacagtaattagttctttttttcttcttacagtAATACACCACCAGGTCAGCTGTTACACATGTCAGTCACAAATGTCACAGGTTTTCCGTTTACAGTAACCCAAAtgtg is a window of Etheostoma cragini isolate CJK2018 chromosome 11, CSU_Ecrag_1.0, whole genome shotgun sequence DNA encoding:
- the nms gene encoding uncharacterized protein nms; its protein translation is MTGSRCDWSPLPMRGCPSTRKAEGTVFRPNCCWGPRSTRGAKPNLTEQIGAHHKLRRNRSRNTRKLREEEERLKTVMSMPTMRTLFLLFLFWFLGSWRTTDASPFDQWEDGIELRKVRGIHSDELSDVLWGDRNEEQVQNVFKRFLFHYSKARNSVGAVQHKSHSVHPLMRLPPKLSQMRKKKVLLLKIRSLPEGML